The following are encoded together in the Tribolium castaneum strain GA2 chromosome 3, icTriCast1.1, whole genome shotgun sequence genome:
- the Rs1 gene encoding probable ATP-dependent RNA helicase DDX27, with product MGEAKKPQFVDLIRTIGDDDEIEDFSEESDAEVEFQPTKQKNKRKVDFDTDFQFVSSAEEYNKDSWNDLTKYVKRKAKTKTDDKIKKVLVEAPHADSDVSLSDSELKHDKIREKETRKKAAPNENFFETVDLDTEHASFYQMNLSRPLLKAISDMKFVHPTPIQASTIPVALMGRDICGCAATGTGKTAAYMLPTLERLLYRPVGGPPVTRVLVLVPTRELGVQVYQVTKQLAQFSDIQIGLAVGGLDLKAQETILRKNPDIVIATPGRLIDHLKSTPTFGLDSIEVLILDEADRMLDEYFAEQMKEIIKQCARTRQTMLFSATMTEEVESLAAVSLNKPVRLFVDSNREVAFGLRQEFVRIRQDKEGDREAILAALVCRTFREHCMVFVQTKKQAHRLHILLGLLGLKVGELHGNLTQPQRLDALQKFKETQIDVLVATDVAARGLDIQGVQTVINFVMPATVEHYIHRVGRTARAGRAGVSVSLAGEQERKIVKDVVKKAKHPVKSRVIPPDILEKYKNKLEKLEPQIAQILQEEYEERQVAKVENQVNKVEKLLKGEKGEARPWFQTKKQRKDEKKRLSLKDVPKNKSDKDKRKHKKGAKETPDERVRSEMGKVALLQAKLAKKKQKLTKINAVVDVEVGRKAGVKRKKTNFGSDLWDTKSAKKLRHEANAAKKGKVFGKPQQKKKRR from the exons ATGGGGGAGGCCAAGAAGCCACAATTTGTCGATTTGATCCGCACGATCGGTGACGACGACGAGATTGAGGATTTTTCGGAGGAATCGGATGCCGAAGTTGAG TTCCAGCCCACGAAACAGAAAAACAAGCGTAAAGTCGACTTCGACACCGACTTCCAGTTCGTAAGTTCGGCCGAAGAGTACAACAAAGACTCCTGGAACGACTTGACAAAATACGTGAAGCGGAAAGCAAAGACCAAAACCGACGACAAAATCAAGAAGGTGCTCGTGGAGGCGCCCCACGCCGACTCGGACGTGTCTCTCTCAGACAGCGAGTTAAAACACGACAAAATCAGGGAGAAAGAAACGAGGAAAAAAGCGGCCCCCaatgaaaacttttttgaaaCTGTTGATTTGGACACGGAACATGCGAGTTTCTACCAGATGAACTTATCGCGGCCGTTGCTCAAAGCGATAAGTGATATGAAATTCGTTCACCCGACCCCTATTCAGGCCTCCACAATTCCGGTGGCTTTAATGGGGCGCGATATTTGCGGGTGCGCTGCCACAGGGACGGGCAAAACGGCCGCTTACATGCTGCCAACGCTCGAGAGGCTGTTGTACCGGCCTGTAGGGGGCCCCCCTGTGACACGTGTGCTGGTGTTGGTGCCCACACGTGAGCTGGGGGTGCAGGTGTACCAAGTCACCAAACAACTGGCGCAGTTTAGCGATATTCAAATCGGGTTGGCTGTTGGCGGCTTGGACCTAAAAGCCCAGGAGACGATTTTGCGGAAAAACCCCGATATTGTTATAGCGACTCCAGGCCGACTTATTGACCATTTGAAAAGCACCCCGACTTTTGGGCTGGATTCGATTGAAGTCTTGATTTTGGATGAGGCTGATCGGATGTTGGACGAATATTTTGCCGAACAGATGAAGGAGATTATAAAACAATGTGCCAGGACTCGGCAAACGATGCTTTTCTCTGCGACGATGACTGAGGAAGTTGAGAGTTTAGCCGCGGTTAGTTTGAATAAACCGGTTCGGTTGTTCGTTGATAGTAACCGGGAGGTGGCGTTTGGGTTGCGTCAGGAGTTTGTAAGGATCAGGCAGGATAAGGAGGGCGATCGGGAGGCGATTCTGGCGGCGCTTGTTTGCCGGACGTTCCGCGAACATTGCATGGTGTTCGTCCAGACGAAGAAGCAAGCGCATCGGTTGCACATTCTGTTGGGGCTTTTGGGCCTCAAAGTCGGGGAATTACACGGGAATTTGACGCAACCGCAGCGTCTCGACGCCTTGCAAAAGTTCAAGGAGACGCAGATCGATGTCTTGGTGGCCACTGACGTGGCGGCCCGAGGGCTGGACATACAGGGCGTTCAAACTGTGATTAATTTTGTGATGCCGGCCACAGTCGAGCATTACATACACAGAGTGGGGCGCACGGCTCGAGCAGGCCGTGCCGGAGTCTCTGTAAGTCTCGCCGGGGAACAAGAACGCAAAATCGTAAAAGATGTGGTCAAAAAAGCCAAACACCCGGTCAAGAGTCGGGTAATTCCCCCAGACATTCTcgagaaatacaaaaataaactggAGAAACTTGAGCCGCAAATCGCGCAAATTTTGCAAGAGGAGTACGAGGAGAGACAGGTGGCGAAGGTTGAGAATCAAGTGAATAAGGTCGAGAAGTTGCTCAAGGGGGAAAAGGGCGAAGCCCGGCCCTGGTTCCAGACGAAGAAGCAGCGAAAGGACGAGAAAAAACGCCTGAGTTTGAAGGACGTCCCGAAGAATAAGAGTGATAAAGACaagagaaaacataaaaaagggGCGAAGGAAACCCCCGATGAACGTGTTAGGAGTGAAATGGGCAAAGTTGCTCTGCTTCAGGCCAAACTGGcgaagaaaaagcaaaaattgacgAAAATTAACGCTGTTGTGGACGTTGAAGTCGGTCGGAAAGCTGGCGTTAAACGGAAGAAAACGAATTTCGGTAGTGACTTGTGGGATACGAAAAGTGCGAAAAAGTTGCGACATGAAGCGAACGCGGCGAAGAAAGGTAAAGTGTTTGGAAAGCCGCAGCAGAAGAAGAAGAGACGTTGA
- the LOC656774 gene encoding 26S proteasome non-ATPase regulatory subunit 9, which produces MSQEIREQVLNLMKQKDKIEDEIKQLTEILTVNGVGMSDPLVDAEDFPLNSVDVYQVRHARQRIICLQNDHKNIMKQIENGLQGYYSSSGSNQSNGLQDIEMRSDHNSVTHETPFAKVTMVSPNSPAEMAGLHADDFIVEFGSINSSNFKNLSDVATVVQHSEDNQIPVKVKRGQRIVPTVLVPKKWQGRGLLGCNIDVLK; this is translated from the exons atgtctcAAGAAATCCGGGAGCAGGTCTTGAACCTCATGAAACAGAAGGACAAAATCGAGGACGAAATCAAGCAATTGACTGAAATCCTGACTGTG AACGGGGTGGGCATGAGTGACCCTTTGGTGGACGCTGAGGACTTCCCCCTCAATTCCGTGGACGTGTACCAAGTCCGACACGCCAGGCAGCGCATCATCTGTTTGCAAAACGACCACAAAAAcataatgaaacaaattgaGAACGGCTTACAGGGCTATTACTCCAGCTCTGGCAGCAACCAATCGAACGGCCTGCAAGACATTGAAATGAGAAGCGACCACAACAGTGTCACACATGAGACCCCCTTTGCCAAAGTCACGATGGTGTCCCCAAACTCGCCTGCAGAAATGGCG GGCTTGCATGCAGATGACTTTATTGTCGAATTTGGGTCAATAAATTCGAGCAATTTCAAGAACCTATCAGACGTAGCGACAGTGGTGCAGCATTCAGAAGACAATCAAATACCAGTGAAGGTGAAACGTGGCCAAAGAATTGTTCCCACGGTTTTGGTGCCAAAGAAATGGCAAGGGAGGGGGCTTTTAGGCTGTAATATTGAcgtactaaaataa